A region of Streptomyces sp. NBC_00654 DNA encodes the following proteins:
- a CDS encoding ABC transporter ATP-binding protein encodes MSPATEADGGASISGTTGDASISGTTGDASISGTAEDASISGTAIAGGGEGGAVDGASISGTEDGATNSASGQPTPLRLLLGRVRPHWRLLLWAGLLSLAGSGAGLVMPLMAKYAVDAFAEGDSPAAPLIALTAVVVAGACLSAFGRYLMARTGEGVVLRARTQLVGRILRLKVPAVDRLTPGDLQSRVTSDTTLLRTVLSSGMVESVNSVLMLLGTLAFMAYMDAVLLGVTLLVILVIGAVTALLMPRIQRAQLRAQESVGAMGAALDRVLQAYRTVKASGAEEREIALVAEAARHAHDRGVSVARWSSVSDVTMMMSIQLAFLAVLGVGGARVASGSLEVSALIAFLLYLFYLMGPIGGLVEGWTGLQSGLAAVRRIDEVESLPGEPGEPGEPGKPGEPDGQAAATRVLPTPGTPGTPGTPATPLGVSFRDVAFGYGDERAPAHKSVTFDVPSGGLVALVGPSGAGKSTVFSLLERFYDHDAGTITVDGRDIRDWPLAELRASLAYVEQDSPVLAGTLRENLLFAAPRATEDELRVAVERTRLDDLVGRLPDGLDTAVGHRGVTLSGGERQRIAIARALLRKPRLLLLDEVTSQLDAVNEHRLRDVILELAEETTVLVIAHRLSTVVHADRIVVLEDGRVRTAGTHEELVESDGLYRELATTQLTADAR; translated from the coding sequence ATGAGTCCGGCGACAGAGGCGGACGGCGGCGCGAGCATCAGCGGTACGACGGGTGACGCGAGCATCAGCGGTACGACGGGTGACGCGAGCATCAGCGGCACGGCGGAAGACGCGAGTATCAGCGGCACGGCGATCGCCGGCGGCGGGGAGGGCGGCGCGGTGGACGGCGCGAGCATCAGCGGTACGGAGGACGGCGCGACGAACAGCGCATCCGGACAGCCCACTCCCCTGCGTCTCCTCCTCGGCCGGGTCCGGCCGCACTGGCGGCTGCTCCTGTGGGCCGGTCTGCTGTCGCTCGCCGGTTCCGGGGCGGGCCTCGTCATGCCGCTCATGGCCAAGTACGCCGTCGACGCGTTCGCCGAGGGCGACTCACCGGCCGCGCCACTGATCGCGCTCACCGCGGTCGTGGTGGCCGGGGCCTGTCTGTCGGCGTTCGGCCGCTACCTCATGGCCCGTACCGGGGAGGGAGTCGTCCTGCGCGCCCGCACCCAACTCGTCGGCCGCATACTCCGGTTGAAGGTCCCCGCGGTGGACCGGCTGACCCCCGGCGACCTCCAGTCCCGGGTCACCAGCGATACGACCCTGCTGCGTACGGTCCTGTCGAGCGGCATGGTCGAGTCGGTCAACAGCGTGCTGATGCTGCTGGGCACGCTCGCGTTCATGGCCTACATGGACGCGGTGCTCCTCGGGGTCACCCTGCTCGTCATCCTTGTCATCGGTGCCGTGACCGCCCTCCTGATGCCCCGGATCCAGCGCGCCCAGCTCCGGGCCCAGGAGTCCGTCGGTGCGATGGGCGCCGCTCTCGACCGGGTGCTCCAGGCCTACCGTACGGTCAAGGCGAGCGGTGCCGAGGAACGCGAGATCGCCCTCGTCGCCGAAGCGGCGCGCCACGCGCACGACCGGGGGGTGTCGGTGGCCCGTTGGTCGTCGGTCTCCGACGTCACGATGATGATGTCCATCCAGCTGGCCTTCCTGGCCGTACTGGGTGTCGGGGGCGCCCGGGTGGCCTCGGGCTCGCTGGAGGTCTCGGCGCTCATCGCCTTCCTGCTGTACCTGTTCTATCTGATGGGTCCGATAGGCGGTCTCGTCGAGGGCTGGACCGGCCTGCAGAGCGGCCTCGCCGCCGTACGCCGGATCGATGAGGTCGAGTCCCTGCCCGGCGAACCCGGCGAACCCGGCGAACCCGGCAAACCCGGTGAACCCGACGGACAGGCGGCGGCCACAAGGGTTCTGCCCACGCCCGGCACGCCCGGCACGCCCGGCACGCCCGCTACTCCGCTCGGCGTCAGCTTCCGGGACGTCGCCTTCGGTTACGGGGACGAGCGCGCCCCGGCCCACAAGAGCGTCACCTTCGATGTGCCCTCCGGCGGGCTCGTCGCGCTGGTCGGGCCGTCCGGCGCGGGCAAGTCCACCGTGTTCAGCCTGCTGGAACGGTTCTACGACCACGACGCGGGCACGATAACCGTCGACGGCCGGGACATCCGTGACTGGCCGCTGGCCGAGCTGCGCGCCTCCCTCGCGTACGTGGAACAGGACTCCCCGGTTCTCGCCGGGACCCTCAGGGAGAACCTGCTCTTCGCCGCTCCCCGGGCCACGGAGGACGAGCTGCGCGTGGCGGTCGAGCGCACCCGGCTCGACGACCTGGTCGGCCGGCTGCCCGACGGACTCGACACGGCGGTCGGCCACCGGGGCGTCACCCTGTCCGGCGGCGAGCGCCAGCGGATCGCCATCGCCCGTGCCCTGCTGCGCAAGCCGCGCCTGCTCCTGCTGGACGAGGTGACCTCGCAACTGGACGCCGTCAACGAGCACCGGCTGCGCGATGTCATCCTCGAACTCGCCGAGGAGACCACGGTCCTGGTCATCGCCCACCGCCTGTCCACCGTCGTGCACGCGGACCGCATCGTGGTCCTGGAGGACGGCCGGGTCCGTACGGCGGGGACGCACGAGGAGCTGGTGGAGTCCGACGGTCTGTACCGCGAACTGGCCACCACCCAGCTCACGGCGGACGCCCGCTGA
- the groL gene encoding chaperonin GroEL (60 kDa chaperone family; promotes refolding of misfolded polypeptides especially under stressful conditions; forms two stacked rings of heptamers to form a barrel-shaped 14mer; ends can be capped by GroES; misfolded proteins enter the barrel where they are refolded when GroES binds), with translation MAKIIAFDEEARRGLERGMNQLADAVKVTLGPKGRNVVLEKKWGAPTITNDGVSIAKEIELEDPYEKIGAELVKEVAKKTDDVAGDGTTTATVLAQALVREGLRNVAAGANPMALKRGIEKAVEAVSAALLEQAKDVETKEQIASTASISAADTEIGAKIAEAMDKVGKEGVITVEESQTFGLELELTEGMRFDKGYISAYFATDMERMEASLDDPYILIVNSKIASVKDLIPLLEKVMQSGKPLLIIAEDVEGEALSTLVVNKIKGTFKSVAVKAPGFGDRRKAMLADIAILTGGTVISEEVGLKLENAGLDLLGRARKVVITKDETTIVDGAGDSDQVQGRVNQIRAEIENSDSDYDREKLQERLAKLAGGVAVIKAGAATEVELKERKHRIEDAVRNAKAAVEEGIVAGGGVALLQASAVFEKLDLTGDEATGANAVKLALEAPLKQIAVNGGLEGGVVVEKVRNLPIGHGLNAATGEYVDMIAEGILDPAKVTRSALQNAASIAALFLTTEAVIADKPEKASAAAPGGMPGGDMDF, from the coding sequence ATGGCCAAGATCATCGCGTTCGACGAGGAGGCACGGCGCGGTCTCGAGCGCGGGATGAACCAGCTCGCCGACGCCGTCAAGGTCACCCTCGGCCCCAAGGGTCGTAACGTCGTCCTCGAGAAGAAGTGGGGCGCGCCCACGATCACCAACGATGGTGTTTCCATCGCCAAGGAGATCGAGCTCGAGGACCCGTACGAGAAGATCGGTGCGGAGCTGGTCAAGGAGGTCGCCAAGAAGACGGACGACGTCGCCGGCGACGGTACGACCACCGCCACCGTTCTCGCCCAGGCGCTCGTCCGCGAGGGCCTGCGCAACGTTGCCGCCGGTGCCAACCCGATGGCGCTCAAGCGGGGCATCGAGAAGGCCGTCGAGGCCGTCTCCGCCGCTCTGCTGGAGCAGGCCAAGGACGTGGAGACCAAGGAGCAGATCGCTTCGACCGCCTCCATCTCCGCCGCCGACACCGAGATCGGCGCCAAGATCGCCGAGGCGATGGACAAGGTCGGCAAGGAAGGCGTCATCACCGTCGAGGAGTCCCAGACCTTCGGGCTGGAGCTTGAGCTCACCGAGGGTATGCGCTTCGACAAGGGCTACATCTCGGCGTACTTCGCCACCGACATGGAGCGTATGGAGGCGTCGCTCGACGACCCGTACATCCTGATCGTCAACTCGAAGATCGCCAGCGTCAAGGACCTGATCCCGCTGCTGGAGAAGGTCATGCAGTCGGGCAAGCCCCTGCTGATCATCGCCGAGGACGTCGAGGGCGAGGCCCTGTCGACCCTGGTCGTCAACAAGATCAAGGGCACGTTCAAGTCCGTCGCCGTCAAGGCTCCGGGCTTCGGCGACCGCCGCAAGGCCATGCTCGCGGACATCGCCATCCTCACCGGTGGCACCGTGATCTCCGAGGAGGTCGGTCTCAAGCTGGAGAACGCCGGCCTGGACCTGCTCGGCCGCGCCCGCAAGGTCGTCATCACCAAGGACGAGACCACGATCGTCGACGGTGCCGGTGACAGCGACCAGGTTCAGGGTCGCGTCAACCAGATCCGTGCCGAGATCGAGAACTCCGACTCGGACTACGACCGCGAGAAGCTCCAGGAGCGCCTCGCGAAGCTGGCCGGCGGCGTGGCCGTCATCAAGGCCGGTGCCGCGACCGAGGTCGAGCTCAAGGAGCGCAAGCACCGCATCGAGGACGCGGTGCGCAACGCCAAGGCCGCCGTCGAGGAGGGCATCGTCGCCGGTGGTGGCGTGGCGCTGCTCCAGGCCTCGGCCGTCTTCGAGAAGCTCGACCTGACCGGTGACGAGGCCACGGGCGCCAACGCCGTGAAGCTCGCGCTGGAGGCCCCGCTCAAGCAGATCGCCGTCAACGGTGGTCTTGAGGGTGGCGTCGTCGTGGAGAAGGTCCGCAACCTGCCGATCGGTCACGGCCTCAACGCCGCGACCGGCGAGTACGTCGACATGATCGCCGAGGGCATTCTCGACCCGGCGAAGGTCACGCGCTCCGCTCTGCAGAACGCCGCGTCCATCGCCGCGCTCTTCCTCACCACCGAGGCCGTCATCGCCGACAAGCCGGAGAAGGCCTCCGCGGCCGCTCCGGGCGGCATGCCGGGCGGTGACATGGACTTCTGA